One Falco cherrug isolate bFalChe1 chromosome 11, bFalChe1.pri, whole genome shotgun sequence DNA window includes the following coding sequences:
- the LOC102046486 gene encoding uncharacterized protein LOC102046486: MISLSFFDVIRNRPISKHTLGSGILSGILLVKLQMPLSPPSGKPVGSPCLTTSNQNFCKSYSSCCSFLSDAHTVPLVLSQNSGIIRQNCGSGLPSPLPSDSFKYLGWCDIEEHEVQGNQLRCPRVREGPSEEELFFRGEEHTLKKRKQVTDTEKWQKKLQENWENCAELNLSFQDLGDHYQVEKFKRILQRLIRVEKLWLVDNSLTDLGAIRLPRCRELNVNKNHFTSFKQLPKIPQIQHLSLAENNIMTLSGLTDFRHTPLESLILKRNPCEFQEGYRQCVFSSLPNLKMLDGIPKLPEDCSPRVTRFFFKICTIL; this comes from the exons ATGATTTCCCTGAGCTTTTTTGATGTGATCAGAAATCGTCCTATTTCGAAGCACACTTTAGGCAGTGGAATCCTAAGTGGAATCCTCCTCGTAAAACTTCAGATGCCCTTGAGTCCACCCTCAGGAAAGCCTGTGGGCTCCCCAT GTCTGACTACAAGCAATCAAAATTTCTGTAAATCCTATTcatcctgctgctccttcctaaGTGATGCACACACTGTTCCACTGGTTTTATCACAAAACAGCGGAATCATCAGGCAGAACTGTGGTTCTGGGCTACCTTCCCCA CTTCCTTCTGATTCCTTCAAGTATCTCGGCTGGTGTGACATAGAAGAACATGAGGTTCAAGGAAATCAGCTCCGTTGTCCCCGAGTGAGAGAAG GGCCCTCAGAAGAAGAGCTATTTTTCAGAGGAGAAGAAcatactttgaaaaaaagaaaacaagtaactGACACAGAGAAGTGGCAGAAGAAACTGCAAGAGAACTGGGAAAACTGTGCT gagTTGAACCTTTCGTTTCAGGACCTCGGTGACCATTATCAGGTGGAAAAATTCAAAAGGATTCTTCAAAGATTAATTCGGGTAGAAAAACTTTGGTTGGTGGACAATTCTTTGACAGACCTAGGTGCCATAAGGTTGCCAAG ATGCAGAGAACTAAATGTCAATAAAAACCACTTTACATCCTTCAAACAGCTGCCAAAGATACCTCAGATTCAGCACTTATCACTTGCTGAAAATAACATCATGACACTAAGTGGACTAACAGACTTCAGACACACTCCACTGGAATCCCTTATACTCAAGAGGAATCCTTGTGAATTTCAAGAAGGATACAGACAATG TGTATTCTCCAGTTTGCCAAATCTGAAAATGCTGGATGGTATCCCAAAACTGCCAGAGGACTGTTCACCCCGAGTtaccaggttttttttcaaaatctgtacTATACTCTAG